The Desulfuromonas versatilis genome has a segment encoding these proteins:
- the ppc gene encoding phosphoenolpyruvate carboxylase yields MTDPELFWSAGDQNERLQELTSDDPRAKELPLRRDVRSLGRLLGVVIKEQAGQAVFDAEEHLRRLAIRHRELESDLGEAAPEDPAERELLREAAAAIARMSEAEAYQITKAFSTFFELTNLAETMHRKRRSRAHLVARAPQKPGRLRATLQRMRQAGIDAPTALGWLGRVEAVPVFTAHPTEVARRVVLYKRRRIADELEKLDRLPLGEEQVAESQEAMLAEITALWQSDEVRRQKPTVHDEILMGLDHYTVSLLPPIAAFYEELARDFRAVYGGDLEAAELPTVVRFGSWIGGDRDGNPYVSAESTRDALQQARELILSNYLDAVEKLRRLLTPSTYRMGDQALLRKGLAEFAEKFPEAAREADALPPSEPYRRLLTMIRHRLRLALLDPAAPGAYPDAAAFGDDLALLARSLRLQGGERLARRLVEPLRRKLGTFGFHLHTLDIRQHAKVHARAVAELAAGAGHAANPAEPLPPAASPQTAELLETLRALARLKREFPPQALRSYVISGAGSVQDVLSLVWLMELCGISVAGRQDPADPGLMPVPLFESIEDLRNAPEICRTLWSSPDYAPYLDSWGRWQEVMLGYSDSNKDGGMLTSTWEIYKAHRALHQVAEQCRVRLRLFHGRGGTVGRGGGPTHRAIIAQPAGAFTGAFKLTEQGEVINFKYSDPALAQRNLELMVAASLEALTRTGLVEPVPDPAWEQAMEEMSAAAFACYREQIADNPEILPYFEQATPVLEFELARIGSRPSRRSQGRSLDDLRAIPWGFGWIQSRLLIPAWFGVGSAFEGFASRGEAQRELLRTMMRRFPIFFDMVRNVEMALAKVDLPLARAYSGLVADAGLRRRVFDLLVDEFRRTRRMVLEITGQQRLLQTNPDLAHSLRLRNPYVDPMSLIQIELLRRKRAGKASEELDYVLAATISGIAAGLRNTG; encoded by the coding sequence ATGACTGACCCGGAGCTGTTCTGGAGCGCGGGCGACCAGAACGAGAGACTGCAGGAGCTGACCAGCGACGATCCCCGCGCCAAGGAGCTGCCGCTGCGGCGGGACGTCCGCTCGCTGGGCAGACTGCTCGGCGTGGTGATCAAGGAGCAGGCCGGGCAGGCCGTGTTCGACGCCGAGGAGCACCTGCGGCGCCTGGCGATCCGCCACCGGGAGCTGGAAAGCGATCTGGGCGAAGCGGCCCCGGAGGATCCGGCCGAGCGGGAACTGCTGCGCGAGGCGGCGGCCGCCATCGCCCGGATGAGCGAGGCCGAGGCCTACCAGATCACCAAGGCCTTCTCCACCTTTTTCGAGCTGACCAACCTTGCCGAAACCATGCACCGCAAGCGGCGCAGCCGCGCCCACCTGGTGGCCCGGGCGCCGCAGAAGCCGGGCCGGCTGCGGGCCACCCTGCAGCGTATGCGCCAGGCCGGCATCGACGCCCCCACGGCCCTGGGCTGGCTGGGCCGGGTAGAGGCGGTGCCGGTGTTCACCGCCCACCCCACCGAGGTGGCGCGGCGGGTGGTGCTCTACAAGCGCCGGCGCATCGCCGACGAGCTGGAGAAGCTCGACCGGCTGCCGCTGGGAGAGGAGCAGGTGGCCGAGAGCCAGGAGGCGATGCTCGCCGAAATCACCGCGCTCTGGCAGTCGGACGAGGTGCGCCGGCAGAAGCCGACGGTGCATGACGAGATCCTCATGGGGCTCGACCATTACACGGTATCCCTGCTCCCGCCCATCGCGGCCTTCTACGAGGAGCTGGCCCGGGACTTCCGCGCGGTCTACGGGGGTGATCTGGAGGCTGCCGAACTGCCCACCGTGGTGCGCTTCGGCTCCTGGATCGGCGGCGACCGCGACGGCAACCCCTACGTCAGCGCCGAGAGCACCCGCGACGCGCTGCAGCAGGCCCGGGAGCTGATTCTCTCCAACTACCTGGATGCGGTGGAGAAACTGCGCCGGCTCCTGACCCCCTCCACCTACCGGATGGGCGACCAGGCGCTGCTGCGCAAGGGCCTCGCCGAATTCGCCGAGAAATTCCCCGAAGCGGCCCGCGAGGCCGATGCCCTGCCCCCCTCGGAACCCTACCGACGCCTGCTGACCATGATCCGCCACCGGCTGCGCCTGGCGCTGCTCGATCCCGCCGCGCCTGGGGCCTACCCCGACGCCGCGGCTTTCGGCGACGACCTGGCTCTTCTTGCCAGAAGCCTGCGCCTGCAGGGGGGCGAGCGGCTCGCCCGGCGCCTGGTGGAGCCGCTGCGGCGCAAACTAGGCACCTTCGGCTTTCACCTGCACACCCTCGACATCCGCCAGCACGCCAAGGTTCACGCCCGGGCGGTGGCCGAACTGGCCGCCGGCGCCGGGCATGCCGCCAACCCCGCCGAGCCCCTGCCGCCGGCCGCCTCGCCGCAGACCGCCGAACTGCTCGAGACCCTGCGGGCCCTGGCCCGGCTCAAGCGGGAGTTCCCCCCGCAGGCGCTGCGCAGCTACGTCATCAGCGGCGCCGGCTCGGTGCAGGACGTCCTCTCGCTGGTCTGGCTCATGGAGTTGTGCGGCATCTCGGTAGCCGGCCGCCAGGATCCCGCCGACCCGGGACTGATGCCGGTGCCCCTGTTCGAATCCATCGAGGATTTGCGCAACGCCCCGGAGATCTGCCGCACCCTCTGGAGCAGCCCGGACTACGCCCCGTACCTCGACTCCTGGGGGCGCTGGCAGGAGGTCATGCTCGGCTACTCGGATTCCAACAAGGACGGCGGCATGCTCACCAGCACCTGGGAGATCTACAAGGCCCACCGCGCCCTGCACCAGGTGGCCGAGCAGTGCCGGGTCAGGCTGCGGCTGTTCCACGGCCGCGGCGGCACGGTGGGCCGCGGCGGGGGCCCTACCCACCGGGCGATCATCGCCCAACCGGCCGGCGCCTTCACCGGCGCCTTCAAGCTGACCGAGCAGGGCGAGGTGATCAACTTCAAGTACTCCGACCCGGCCCTGGCCCAGCGCAACCTCGAACTGATGGTGGCCGCCTCCCTGGAGGCGCTGACCCGCACCGGGCTGGTCGAACCGGTGCCCGATCCCGCCTGGGAGCAGGCCATGGAGGAGATGTCCGCCGCGGCCTTCGCCTGCTACCGGGAGCAGATCGCCGACAACCCGGAGATCCTGCCCTATTTCGAGCAGGCCACCCCGGTGCTCGAGTTCGAGCTGGCGCGCATCGGCTCGCGCCCCTCGCGCCGCAGCCAGGGGCGCAGCCTCGACGATCTGCGCGCCATCCCCTGGGGTTTCGGCTGGATCCAGAGCCGCCTGCTGATCCCGGCCTGGTTCGGCGTCGGCAGCGCCTTCGAGGGCTTCGCCTCCCGCGGCGAAGCGCAGCGGGAGCTGCTGCGCACCATGATGCGGCGCTTCCCGATCTTCTTCGACATGGTGCGCAATGTCGAGATGGCCCTGGCCAAGGTCGACCTCCCCCTGGCCCGGGCCTATTCCGGCCTGGTCGCCGACGCCGGGCTGCGCCGGCGGGTCTTTGACCTGCTGGTCGATGAATTCCGCCGCACCCGGCGGATGGTCCTCGAAATCACCGGCCAGCAGCGCCTGCTGCAGACCAACCCCGATCTGGCCCATTCCCTGCGCCTGCGCAACCCCTACGTCGACCCGATGAGCCTGATCCAGATCGAGCTGCTGCGCCGCAAGCGCGCCGGCAAGGCCTCGGAGGAGCTCGACTATGTGCTCGCCGCCACCATCAGCGGTATCGCCGCCGGGCTGCGCAACACCGGCTGA
- a CDS encoding HDOD domain-containing protein has translation MKRIGGDLGMMDLHDLLIWGAAQGKTGSLKIWDDKIVKTFYLQEGKIVFLTSNKEGERIGEFLARVGCLELNLIKHAIQESQRLGVPFTRYLLDQKLMPRQNLLNVVGRLVVTALADALGWGGGSFEFSDALPPTIINGPIMLEAADLMERAVALREKAAAQTGDRDAELLRQIAQRMAAGDIDIPPIPDTLVRLKQCMGEEGPSVHEMLKIIMGDQILTSKILKAANSTYYGLPAPVTSLQHAIVYMGFKTMVNIVTAYALNKIFVKNTEEMRAILRHSLMCAYLAKKIGAAVGMDEEEAFVCGLLHDIGKTALLNLLADYELTREERDKVIRKYHPQAGSLLAIKWNFPELVRNAVRFHHEPAAAPADQAAAEIVWLADALLNAPDKAEQLMGKLAFLPVARLDLKGLLADLETIEEAARAII, from the coding sequence ATGAAGCGCATCGGCGGCGATCTCGGGATGATGGACCTCCATGACCTGCTGATTTGGGGGGCTGCCCAGGGCAAGACCGGGTCGCTGAAGATCTGGGACGACAAGATCGTCAAGACCTTCTACCTGCAGGAGGGCAAGATCGTCTTTTTGACCTCCAACAAGGAAGGCGAAAGGATCGGCGAATTTCTCGCCCGGGTCGGCTGCCTGGAGCTGAACCTGATCAAGCACGCCATCCAGGAGAGCCAGCGGCTGGGCGTCCCCTTCACCCGCTACCTGCTCGACCAGAAGCTGATGCCGCGCCAGAACCTGCTCAACGTCGTCGGCCGGCTGGTGGTCACCGCGCTGGCCGACGCCCTGGGCTGGGGCGGGGGCAGCTTCGAGTTCAGCGACGCGCTCCCCCCGACCATCATCAACGGGCCGATCATGCTCGAGGCCGCCGACCTCATGGAGCGGGCCGTGGCCCTGCGCGAAAAGGCCGCCGCCCAAACCGGCGACCGCGACGCCGAACTGCTCAGGCAGATCGCCCAGCGCATGGCCGCCGGCGACATCGACATCCCGCCGATCCCCGACACCCTCGTGCGCCTCAAGCAGTGCATGGGCGAGGAGGGCCCCAGCGTCCACGAGATGCTCAAGATCATCATGGGCGACCAGATTCTCACCTCGAAAATCCTCAAAGCGGCCAACTCCACCTATTACGGGCTCCCCGCGCCGGTCACCTCGCTGCAGCACGCCATCGTCTACATGGGCTTCAAGACCATGGTCAACATCGTCACCGCTTATGCCCTGAACAAGATTTTCGTCAAGAATACCGAGGAGATGCGCGCAATTTTGCGGCACAGCCTGATGTGCGCCTACCTGGCCAAGAAGATCGGCGCCGCGGTCGGCATGGACGAGGAGGAGGCGTTTGTCTGCGGTCTGCTCCACGACATCGGCAAAACCGCCCTGCTCAACCTGCTGGCCGATTACGAACTGACCCGCGAGGAGCGCGACAAGGTGATCCGCAAATACCACCCCCAGGCCGGCTCCCTGCTGGCCATCAAATGGAATTTTCCCGAGCTGGTGCGCAACGCCGTACGCTTCCACCACGAGCCGGCCGCCGCCCCCGCCGACCAGGCCGCCGCGGAAATCGTCTGGCTGGCCGACGCCCTGCTCAACGCCCCCGATAAGGCCGAGCAGCTCATGGGCAAGCTCGCCTTCCTGCCCGTCGCCAGGCTCGACCTCAAGGGGCTGCTGGCCGACCTGGAAACCATCGAGGAGGCCGCCAGGGCCATCATCTGA
- a CDS encoding Cache 3/Cache 2 fusion domain-containing protein, whose translation MLHPLRFKILALAAFLLALAGFGHVLYQSIYGWNLDRWARNQAQQTARNTYLMCRTAQAAIHRSLQAPLSEVRAQLHRAAPQALQGLEMAAGAAGEGEALRPDQALGALLESLRSKTGHPAAVYRRIEETGELVRIGGGEEKTPGGEYPGQVLPGSDPAALRLGAQELVLFPGRAEGRWVMVALLPLRRPGGQGVAGALQVVLTSPELEQLVRRIMATLIGRDGYVFVLGGKGEQRGRYLLSKDGLRDGEDIWDSLDATGRPFIQAIVVQALALAETSGGEELPVVFERYPWQNPGEKSARHKTVAIAYFEPWDWVIGAGYYEDEF comes from the coding sequence GTGCTGCACCCACTCCGTTTCAAAATCCTCGCCCTGGCCGCCTTTCTGCTGGCCCTGGCGGGCTTCGGCCATGTGCTCTACCAGAGCATCTACGGCTGGAATCTGGACCGCTGGGCCCGCAACCAGGCCCAGCAGACCGCCCGCAACACCTACCTGATGTGCCGCACCGCCCAGGCGGCGATCCACCGGTCGCTGCAGGCGCCGCTGAGCGAAGTCCGCGCACAGCTCCACCGGGCCGCCCCCCAGGCCTTGCAGGGGCTCGAAATGGCGGCCGGCGCCGCCGGCGAAGGCGAAGCGCTCCGCCCCGACCAGGCGCTGGGCGCGCTGCTGGAAAGTCTGCGCAGCAAAACCGGGCATCCGGCGGCAGTCTACCGGCGCATCGAGGAGACGGGAGAGCTGGTGAGGATCGGCGGGGGCGAGGAGAAAACCCCAGGCGGGGAATACCCCGGGCAGGTGCTGCCGGGCAGTGATCCCGCGGCCCTCCGACTGGGGGCGCAGGAGCTGGTCCTGTTCCCCGGCCGGGCCGAGGGGCGCTGGGTCATGGTCGCCCTGCTCCCTTTGCGCCGACCCGGCGGCCAGGGGGTGGCCGGGGCCTTGCAGGTGGTGCTTACCAGCCCTGAGCTGGAACAGCTGGTGCGGCGGATCATGGCGACCTTGATCGGCCGCGACGGCTACGTGTTCGTGCTGGGAGGAAAAGGCGAGCAGCGCGGCCGCTACCTGCTGTCCAAGGACGGATTGCGCGACGGTGAGGACATCTGGGATTCGCTGGATGCCACCGGGCGCCCTTTCATCCAGGCGATTGTCGTGCAGGCCCTGGCTCTTGCCGAAACGTCCGGGGGGGAAGAGCTGCCGGTGGTTTTCGAGCGCTACCCCTGGCAGAACCCGGGAGAGAAATCAGCGCGCCACAAGACCGTGGCCATTGCCTACTTCGAGCCCTGGGACTGGGTCATCGGCGCCGGCTACTACGAAGACGAATTCTGA
- a CDS encoding AI-2E family transporter, whose amino-acid sequence MNDPVDKGRTLRILLSAAAFVVVVAGMRAAQSMLVPFLLAAFLAVICSPPVFWLQRRRVPAPLAVTLVVLGILAVELVVAALVGTSVDDFYRNLPSYQARLKQEAATLIGWLGRLGIEPPDRSLAEQIDPGAAMRLVANMLSGLGGVLANTFLILLTVIFMLLEAAGFSAKLRAAFGDGPRIFASLGRFVEGLKRYLAIKTWVSLGTGAAVAGLLAILGIDFPILWGLLAFLLNYVPNIGSIIAAVPPVLLGYIQFGAGRALLAAAGFLLANVVFGNVIEPRFMGKGLGLSTLVVFVSLIFWGWVLGPVGMLLSVPLTMSVKIALETGEDTRWLAVLLGAPGEAHAEGSAQGEGEGEASQNSSS is encoded by the coding sequence TTGAATGATCCTGTCGACAAGGGCCGCACGCTGCGCATCCTGCTGAGCGCGGCGGCGTTCGTGGTGGTGGTGGCCGGCATGCGGGCCGCCCAATCGATGCTGGTCCCCTTTCTGCTCGCCGCCTTTCTGGCGGTGATCTGTTCCCCGCCGGTTTTCTGGCTGCAGCGGCGCCGGGTTCCGGCCCCCCTGGCGGTGACCCTGGTGGTGCTCGGCATCCTCGCCGTCGAGCTGGTGGTGGCGGCTTTGGTCGGGACCTCCGTCGACGACTTTTACCGCAACCTGCCCAGCTACCAGGCCCGCCTCAAGCAGGAGGCGGCAACCCTGATCGGCTGGCTCGGCCGCCTCGGCATCGAGCCCCCGGACCGCTCGCTGGCCGAGCAGATCGACCCGGGCGCGGCCATGCGCCTGGTGGCCAACATGCTCAGCGGCCTGGGCGGGGTGCTGGCCAACACCTTTTTGATCCTGCTCACCGTGATTTTCATGCTGCTCGAGGCGGCGGGCTTTTCCGCCAAGCTGCGCGCCGCCTTCGGCGACGGGCCGAGGATCTTCGCTTCGCTGGGACGATTCGTCGAGGGGCTTAAGCGCTATTTGGCCATCAAGACCTGGGTGAGCCTGGGGACGGGGGCCGCGGTGGCCGGCCTGCTGGCGATTCTCGGTATCGACTTCCCCATCCTCTGGGGGCTGCTGGCGTTTCTGCTCAACTACGTCCCCAACATCGGCTCGATCATTGCCGCGGTGCCGCCGGTGCTGCTCGGTTACATCCAGTTCGGAGCCGGCCGCGCGCTGCTGGCCGCCGCGGGCTTTTTGCTGGCCAACGTGGTTTTCGGCAACGTGATCGAGCCCCGTTTCATGGGAAAGGGGTTGGGCCTGTCGACCCTGGTGGTGTTCGTTTCCCTGATTTTCTGGGGCTGGGTGCTCGGCCCGGTGGGGATGCTGCTCTCGGTGCCCTTGACCATGAGCGTGAAGATCGCCCTGGAAACCGGCGAGGACACCCGCTGGCTGGCCGTGCTGCTGGGCGCCCCGGGCGAGGCGCATGCCGAAGGTTCGGCGCAGGGGGAGGGCGAAGGCGAAGCCTCTCAGAATTCGTCTTCGTAG
- a CDS encoding hybrid sensor histidine kinase/response regulator, which produces MKPTAADLGENLAASGRRRHGRSGGSQDPPLYNSRIIKNYLRFLSHNYPRVKQEELLTSAGMTLYQVNDHGHWFSQQQVNRFQQRVEQLTGNLEIAREAGRFVASPEALGVMRRFALGFLTPETMFTSAQKIAATLSRSCRYEAEIIALNRMAITVSPNPGVSEEPYQCQNRMGYLEAAALLHRCCDPQVHHPECMFNGAQACRYEVSWRKPASWAWARLRNLACGLFACGFFPLLLFSPWLALHVALPAGFVALGALTLLAEAKSRAELKAALAGMGESSSSLLEQLQLNYDNAQTINEVGSLLGGGTSVDAVLSRVCGILENRLGYRRGLILLCAARGDQLRLGACFGFAMAELERISALFDGSPEACREPALWTLLRARLSLLVHGPLQLTGRVRPPTLELLRELGVGDFLCCPVAVEGQALGMVVVEGCAQRHLLQSDLNLLTGIASVIGINLRNAALVEQLEGHRQDLAAQVAERTRELADSLASARELARRAEEASLAKSRFLANMSHEIRTPLIGVLGMTELLLNTHLDERQRSFAETAHNSGEALLGILNDVLDVSRIEAGKLSLEKVEFDLAETLWGALELLADKAFSRGLELVGDLDPGAPEVLRGDPGRLRQVLLNLIGNAVKFTEQGEVVIRVRLAEETGPQVQMRFEVQDTGIGVAPPEQGRIFESFYQADDSSSRRFGGTGLGLAIVRQLVALMGGQLGLESGVGQGSTFWISLPFEKAGERPAPPAPLPPGTRGLGVLIAAPSQALCDMLGSWLEALGLRPVAATDADQALKVLDEATPSLMILDEALAGDRVAELWAAAAQSGAKLLWLRSPLPGRVWGESGRPEGPGLRKPPRPAQLLEKVAALLAGFEGREPAPGAGRPSPVPTPAHRNVLLVEDNPTAQRLVQIILESRGYRVQVVGEGRTALAAVARGDFQLVLMDCQMPVMDGYETTRELRRAGCRLPILALTARAQKDDPERCRAAGMDDYLRKPFKQQQLLTMVEKWLEGAPAAGA; this is translated from the coding sequence TCCCCTCTACAACAGCCGCATCATCAAGAATTACCTCAGGTTTCTCTCCCACAACTATCCCCGGGTAAAGCAGGAGGAGCTGCTGACGTCCGCCGGAATGACCCTTTACCAGGTCAACGACCACGGGCACTGGTTTTCCCAGCAGCAGGTCAACCGCTTTCAGCAGCGTGTCGAGCAGCTCACCGGCAACCTGGAGATCGCCCGCGAGGCCGGACGTTTCGTCGCTTCCCCCGAGGCCCTGGGGGTCATGCGGCGCTTTGCGCTGGGCTTCCTGACCCCGGAAACCATGTTCACTTCGGCACAGAAGATCGCGGCGACCCTCAGCCGCTCGTGCCGCTACGAGGCGGAGATCATCGCCCTCAACCGCATGGCCATCACCGTTTCGCCCAACCCCGGGGTGAGCGAGGAGCCCTACCAGTGCCAGAACCGCATGGGTTACCTGGAGGCCGCCGCCCTGCTGCACCGCTGCTGCGACCCGCAGGTTCATCATCCCGAGTGCATGTTCAACGGTGCGCAGGCCTGCCGCTACGAGGTCTCCTGGCGCAAGCCCGCCTCCTGGGCCTGGGCGCGGCTGCGCAACCTGGCCTGCGGGCTGTTCGCCTGCGGGTTTTTCCCGCTGCTGCTGTTCTCGCCCTGGCTGGCCCTGCACGTCGCGCTGCCGGCGGGGTTTGTGGCGCTCGGCGCGCTGACCCTGCTGGCCGAGGCGAAAAGCCGCGCCGAACTCAAGGCCGCCCTGGCCGGCATGGGCGAGTCGAGCAGCAGTTTGCTTGAGCAGCTGCAGCTCAACTACGACAACGCGCAGACCATCAATGAGGTCGGCAGCCTGCTTGGTGGCGGAACCTCGGTGGACGCCGTGCTCTCCCGGGTCTGCGGGATTCTTGAAAACCGCCTGGGCTATCGGCGGGGCCTGATCCTGCTCTGCGCCGCGCGGGGCGACCAGCTGCGGCTCGGGGCCTGCTTCGGCTTCGCGATGGCCGAGCTGGAGAGGATTTCCGCCCTGTTCGACGGGAGTCCGGAGGCCTGCCGGGAACCGGCCCTCTGGACCCTGCTCAGGGCGCGGCTGTCCCTGCTGGTTCACGGTCCGCTGCAGCTGACCGGGCGGGTCCGGCCGCCGACCCTCGAGCTGCTCCGGGAGCTGGGGGTGGGCGATTTTCTGTGCTGCCCGGTGGCGGTGGAGGGCCAGGCCCTCGGCATGGTGGTCGTGGAGGGCTGCGCCCAACGGCATCTGCTGCAGAGCGACCTCAACCTGCTGACCGGCATCGCCTCGGTGATCGGTATCAACCTGCGAAACGCGGCCCTGGTGGAGCAGCTCGAGGGGCACCGGCAGGACCTCGCGGCCCAGGTGGCCGAACGGACCCGGGAGCTGGCCGACTCGCTGGCCTCTGCCCGCGAGCTTGCCCGACGCGCCGAGGAGGCCAGCCTGGCCAAGAGCCGTTTTCTGGCCAACATGAGCCACGAGATCCGCACCCCCCTGATCGGCGTGCTCGGCATGACCGAGCTGCTGCTGAACACCCACCTCGACGAGCGGCAGCGCAGCTTCGCCGAAACGGCGCACAACTCCGGGGAAGCCCTGCTGGGCATTCTCAACGACGTACTGGACGTCTCCCGCATCGAAGCCGGCAAGCTGAGCCTGGAGAAGGTCGAATTCGACCTGGCCGAAACCCTGTGGGGGGCGCTGGAGCTGCTGGCGGACAAGGCCTTTTCCCGGGGCCTCGAGCTGGTTGGCGACCTTGATCCCGGGGCTCCCGAGGTTCTGCGGGGAGATCCGGGGCGGCTGCGCCAGGTGCTGCTGAACCTGATCGGCAATGCCGTCAAGTTCACCGAGCAGGGCGAGGTGGTGATCCGGGTGCGGCTGGCCGAAGAGACGGGACCCCAGGTGCAGATGCGCTTCGAGGTCCAGGATACCGGGATCGGTGTGGCGCCGCCGGAACAGGGGCGGATCTTTGAATCCTTCTACCAGGCCGATGATTCCTCCTCCCGCCGGTTTGGCGGCACGGGTCTTGGGCTTGCCATCGTGCGCCAGCTGGTGGCCCTGATGGGCGGCCAGCTCGGCCTGGAGAGCGGCGTGGGGCAGGGTTCCACCTTCTGGATCAGTCTGCCTTTTGAAAAAGCCGGCGAGCGCCCCGCTCCGCCAGCGCCCCTGCCTCCCGGCACCCGGGGGCTCGGGGTCCTGATCGCGGCGCCGAGCCAGGCGCTTTGTGACATGCTCGGCTCCTGGCTCGAGGCGCTTGGCCTGCGGCCCGTGGCGGCGACCGACGCTGACCAGGCTCTTAAGGTCCTGGACGAGGCCACCCCGTCCCTGATGATCCTGGACGAGGCGCTGGCCGGAGACCGGGTGGCGGAGCTGTGGGCCGCGGCAGCGCAATCCGGGGCCAAGCTGCTCTGGCTGCGCTCACCGCTGCCCGGGCGGGTTTGGGGCGAAAGCGGCCGGCCTGAAGGCCCGGGGCTGCGCAAGCCCCCCCGGCCGGCGCAGCTGCTGGAGAAGGTCGCCGCCCTGCTGGCCGGCTTCGAGGGCAGGGAGCCTGCGCCGGGGGCGGGTCGCCCTTCTCCCGTGCCGACCCCCGCGCACCGAAACGTGCTGCTGGTGGAGGATAATCCGACGGCGCAGCGGCTGGTGCAGATCATCCTGGAAAGCCGGGGCTACCGGGTGCAGGTGGTGGGCGAGGGGCGCACCGCGCTCGCGGCGGTGGCCCGGGGGGACTTCCAGCTGGTGCTGATGGATTGCCAGATGCCGGTGATGGACGGCTACGAGACGACCAGGGAGCTGCGCCGCGCCGGCTGCCGCTTGCCGATCCTGGCCCTGACCGCCCGGGCCCAGAAGGACGACCCCGAGCGCTGCCGCGCCGCGGGGATGGACGATTACCTGCGTAAGCCCTTCAAGCAGCAGCAGTTGTTGACCATGGTGGAGAAATGGCTCGAGGGTGCTCCGGCTGCCGGAGCCTGA